The nucleotide sequence ACTCTTTATAGTCCCGGATTATGTGATCCCAATCTTCTGATGTTCTTCTTTTCATTTTCCACTCCTTTAGAATAGAAAATGCATAGAAATCTCAGTTACTGGTAGATGGGGCTTTATTAGCGGTTACGTTAGTCCCTGACGATATAGTCGGCGCATTGTAGAAGCGACAGCTTCTCTTTCTTTTCTATAAATCATATTTTTACCTTATTTATTGAATTTATTTTAATCTATCTATTACTGATCACTACATTAACAAAGTGTGTCTCTCACAAATCTGACAGCCTTTGCAGCTTCCTCATCCAGATCAGCTCCGGGCATCAGCTCCCTCCAAAGGGCAATATCCCGACCAACCTGCCCTCCCGGCAGAACAAAGGGTTCCATAACAAGGGAACCGGTAAATTGGATATCATCCAATGCCTTTTTTATTTCCAGCCATGGCATTCTTCCGCATCCCGGGGGTTTACGATTTGTTTCTCCTATATGAAGAGCCGAAAGGTATGGCCCGCAGCGTTTTATTGCGTCTTCAATGGAATCCTCTTCAATATTCATATGAAAAGTATCCAACAGGATTCGGCAGTATGGACTACCAACCTGCTCCACATATTTGACAGCTTCTTCACTGGTGTTCAGCAAAAACTGCTCAAACCTATTAATAACTTCCACATTCAATATGACATCATGATCTTCAGCAACTTTTACAAGCTCTTTCATACTTTTGATGCTCTGATCCCATACAGCTTGTTTATCCGTTAAACCCTGAGGGGGAACTGCCGGCCAATAGCTATGGACTGTTCCGCTGATCATTTTTCCATCTATCGATGACACTGCTTTAATCACTCTTTTCATGAATTCGACACCCTTTATACGTGTTTCCTCATGAAGAGATGAGACATCATTATCGGCTGTCAGCCCGATACCATAGGAAAGAGTGATATCCTGTTCATCAGCCTCACGTTTCAGATCCCGACGTTTTTCTATATCAAGATCAGCTACGGCAGCAGCTTGAATCTCAAGCTGATCAAATCCAAGGATCTTTACTTTTTTAATATAGGGGAAGAAGTCTACATCCCAGGAATCCGCCCAATAGGCATAATATATTCCGATTTTACGGTCCATTTACTTGATGTCCTTAAGTTGACAATACCGTTGGTAATACTTGTCTATTTCGACTTTCTGTTCTTCCCTTCCTGAACTGGAAAATTTCTTTTGAGGAATGGATCTTTTAAGAATCTGACGGATTTGAAGAAGGTCCAGAGCTGGTTGATTTTTCATAAGTTGAATTCCAAGATTTCCCAGTGAGGTTGCTTCCTCAGGTCCTGCAATAACCTCTTTTTTCGTAAGATCTGATGTTAACTGATTGAGATTATTATTTCGGCAGCCTCCTCCGATTATATGCACTTTCTGATAATCAACTCCAGTCAACTTCTCAATCTGATCGATGCCGTATTTATAACTGCAGCTAAGTGAAATATAGGCTGAGGCAAGAACTTCAGAATCAGACATGTTTTGTTTCGTGTAGTCCCTGATAGCTGTAGACATATCTTTCGGATTAAAGAATACCGGGTCGTTAGGATTAAATACCGGT is from Oceanispirochaeta sp. M1 and encodes:
- a CDS encoding sugar phosphate isomerase/epimerase is translated as MDRKIGIYYAYWADSWDVDFFPYIKKVKILGFDQLEIQAAAVADLDIEKRRDLKREADEQDITLSYGIGLTADNDVSSLHEETRIKGVEFMKRVIKAVSSIDGKMISGTVHSYWPAVPPQGLTDKQAVWDQSIKSMKELVKVAEDHDVILNVEVINRFEQFLLNTSEEAVKYVEQVGSPYCRILLDTFHMNIEEDSIEDAIKRCGPYLSALHIGETNRKPPGCGRMPWLEIKKALDDIQFTGSLVMEPFVLPGGQVGRDIALWRELMPGADLDEEAAKAVRFVRDTLC